One window of Trifolium pratense cultivar HEN17-A07 linkage group LG5, ARS_RC_1.1, whole genome shotgun sequence genomic DNA carries:
- the LOC123883936 gene encoding 60S ribosomal protein L7-1-like, producing the protein MAEEELKALNYIPEVILKKRKNSEAWALRKKEQLQKKDFHLRKSKDFIKKPDDFILEYRNREVDLIRMKRRVKRKRGEKSTLCNKPIIVIRIQGKQDMHPTTRKHLFSLGLRRIFSAVFVKPTDGVMAKLARVEPYVTYGYPNLKSIKELIYKKGHAKIDRRKVPLTDNNLIEQELGKFGIVCIEDMVHQIENVGPHIKEVVRFMWPFELNKPADGLKGLKNRFKDGGDSGDREDLINELINKMN; encoded by the exons ATGGCTGAAGAGGAACTTAAGGCTCTTAACTATATTCCAGAGGTTATATTGAAGAAGAGGAAAAACAGTGAAGCATGGGCGTTGAGGAAAAAGGAACAATTGCAGAAAAAAGATTTCCATTTGAGGAAGTCCAAGGACTTTATAAAAAAGCCAGATGATTTTATTCTTGAATATCGCAATAGG GAGGTGGATCTCATTAGAATGAAAAGGAGGGTCAAGAGGAAACGAGGAGAAAAATCTACCCTATGCAACAAGCCCATAATAGTCATTCGTATACAGGG GAAACAAGACATGCATCCTACAACCAGAAAGCACTTATTCAGTTTGGGATTGAGAAGAATATTCAGTGCTGTCTTTGTGAAACCAACTGATGGAGTGATGGCCAAGCTGGCGAGAGTTGAACCATATGTTACCTACGG ATATCCAAATCTTAAAAGCATAAAGGAGCTAATTTACAAGAAGGGACATGCAAAAATAGATAGGCGAAAAGTTCCTCTGACAGATAATAACCTTATTGAGCAG GAATTAGGAAAGTTTGGTATAGTTTGCATAGAAGACATGGTGCATCAAATTGAAAATGTCGGTCCACACATTAAGGAAGTTGTCAGATTTATGTGGCCCTTTGAACTGAACAAGCCAGCTGATGGATTGAAAGGATTGAAAAATCGATTCAAGGATGGTGGAGATTCAGGGGACCGTGAGGATCTCATCAACGAGCTCATCAATAAAATGAATTAG
- the LOC123883934 gene encoding mechanosensitive ion channel protein 10-like, with amino-acid sequence MEEQKSMKDNKTTKNEFVLRISNNEQNRDFGPTQVVETSSNSPQFISKMGSSSSPKGSHAELIELENLRTTSTFFGRSEFSKPKSRMVEPTFQKDAKFVEEKTPREVHDGSGSGNVVTPKNPLIVTPREVEEEDDDEEEVYKIAEIEVSKRSSKKKKFSSWIEFLAFVLILGFLIASLRVHKLENKEIWSLELWKWCVLTLVIISGRLVTSWFINVLVFLIERNFLFKKKVLYFVYGVRKSVQAFVWFSLVLLVWSLIFHQGVKRTRKVTRILEYITRALASCVISAAIWLAKTLLIKLLSSYFQSTRFFDRVQESIFHQYILRTLSGPPLMEMVETVGKSSSNGRLSFKTNKKKGKKEQEQVIDVDKLKKMKQGKVSAWTMKGLINVIRSSGLSTISYTPESIYEEVSDNNDNEIRSEWEAKAAAYRIFRNVAKPGSKYIDKEDLLRFMKIEEVENLLPLFEGAEETRRIKRKSLKNWLVKVYLERRSLVHSLNDTKTAVDELNNLASAIVLVVAIIVWFLVMGFLTTQVLVFISSQLLLVVFVFGNTAKTTFEAIIFVFVMHPFDVGDRCVIDGVQMIVEEMNILTTIFLRYDNEKIFYPNSVLATKPISNFYRSPEMCDSVEFAVDVSTSIESIGALKARLKVYLESRPQHWRPNHNVVVKDIENINKMKIGLYVTHTINFQNYTDKNIRRSELMLELKKILEDLDIKYHLLPQEVLLNHVSSQDHKAQKA; translated from the exons ATGGAAGAACAAAAAAGCATGAAAgacaacaaaacaacaaaaaacgAGTTTGTTCTTAGAATTTCCAATAATGAACAAAACAGAGATTTTGGACCTACCCAAGTTGTTGAAACAAGTTCAAATTCTCCTCAGTTCATTTCCAAGATGGGTTCATCTTCATCTCCAAAAGGGTCACATGCAGAACTCATAGAGCTTGAAAATCTTAGAACAACAAGCACTTTTTTTGGTCGGTCAGAATTTTCAAAGCCAAAGTCAAGAATGGTGGAACCAACATTTCAAAAAGATGCAAAATTTGTTGAAGAAAAGACTCCAAGGGAAGTTCATGATGGAAGTGGAAGTGGAAATGTTGTTACACCAAAAAACCCTTTGATTGTTACTCCAAGagaggttgaagaagaagatgatgatgaagaagaagtgtACAAGATTGCAGAAATTGAAGTGAGTAAGAGATCTagtaaaaagaagaaattttcTAGTTGGATTGAGTTTTTAgcatttgttttaattttagggtttttgattGCAAGTTTAAGGGTTCATAAATtggaaaataaagaaatttggaGTTTAGAACTTTGGAAATGGTGTGTGCTTACATTGGTAATTATCTCTGGTAGATTAGTCACTAGTTGGTTTATCAATGTTTTGGTTTTCTTAATTGAAAGAAACTTTTTGTTTAAGAAGAAAGTTTTGTACTTTGTTTATGGTGTTAGGAAGAGTGTTCAAGCTTTTGTATGGTTTAGTTTGGTTCTTTTGGTATGGAGTTTAATTTTCCATCAAGGTGTTAAGAGAACAAGAAAAGTTACTAGGATTCTTGAATACATCACAAGGGCACTTGCATCTTGTGTTATTTCGGCTGCTATATGGTTAGCGAAAACATTGTTGATTAAGCTATTGTCTTCATATTTTCAGTCAACTAGATTTTTCGATAGGGTTCAAGAATCGATTTTTCATCAGTACATACTTAGGACTCTTTCTGGTCCACCTTTGATGGAGATGGTTGAAACAGTAGGCAAGAGTTCGAGTAACGGCCGACTAAGTTTCAAGACTAATAAAAAGAAAGGGAAGAAGGAACAAGAACAAGTTATTGATGTAGACAAGcttaagaaaatgaaacaagGGAAAGTTTCGGCTTGGACTATGAAAGGATTGATTAATGTTATAAGGAGTTCTGGTTTGTCGACGATCAGCTATACACCAGAGAGCATCTATGAAGAAGTTAGTGACAACAATGATAATGAAATTAGAAGTGAGTGGGAAGCGAAGGCGGCTGCATATCGAATTTTCAGGAATGTTGCTAAGCCAGGAAGCAA GTACATTGATAAGGAAGACCTCTTGCGCTTCATGAAAATTGAAGAAGTGGAAAATTTGCTTCCGTTATTTGAAGGAGCGGAAGAGACTAGAAGAATTAAGAGGAAGTCTTTGAAGAACTGGCTG GTGAAAGTCTACCTAGAACGCCGATCACTTGTGCATTCACTAAATGATACCAAAACGGCTGTTGATGAACTGAATAACCTTGCTTCTGCAATTGTTCTTGTTGTCGCCATTATTGTTTGGTTTCTTGTGATGGGATTCTTAACAACCCAAGTTCTTGTCTTTATTTCATCACAACTTTTACTTGTGGTGTTTGTTTTTGGCAACACAGCTAAGACAACATTTGAAgctattatatttgtttttgtgatGCATCCGTTTGACGTTGGTGATCGATGTGTCATTGATGGTGTTCAG ATGATTGTAGAAGAGATGAACATATTGACTACAATCTTTTTGAGATATGACAATGAAAAGATATTCTATCCAAATTCAGTTCTTGCAACCAAGCCAATCAGTAACTTCTATCGGAGTCCAGAAATGTGTGATTCAGTTGAATTTGCTGTTGATGTTTCAACTTCAATAGAAAGTATTGGAGCCTTAAAGGCTAGATTAAAAGT ATACTTGGAAAGTAGGCCTCAACATTGGCGTCCAAACCACAATGTAGTGGTTAAGGATATTGAGAATATAAACAAGATGAAAATAGGTTTATATGTTACTCACACCATAAACTTTCAGAATTATACGGATAAGAACATCAGAAGATCTGAATTAATGCTGGAGTTAAAGAAAATCCTTGAAGATCTTGATATTAAATACCATCTGCTGCCACAAGAAGTACTTCTTAATCATGTAAGTTCACAAGACCATAAGGcacaaaaagcataa